One Bradyrhizobium sp. CCGB12 genomic window carries:
- a CDS encoding hemolysin family protein, which produces MLSVELIIVVVLIVINGLLSMSELAVVSSRPARLSLLAAKGVRGADRALTLAADPGKFLSTVQIGITLVGVLSGAFSGATLGQRLTQWLLELGMSKGIADIVGVGIVVTLITYATLIVGELVPKQVALRDPESIAVRVAPAMHLLARISLPLVFLLDLSGRLILTLLGRGGRAEEKVSEDEIHHLVSEAENAGVLEPGEREMIAGVMRLGDRPVGAVMTPRTEVDEIDLNDDSRTIQEIIAKSPHSRFPVSDGDRDKPIGVLQAKDLLVAYMNERTPDLRALVREAPGIPASADARDVLAILKAAPVHVGLVYDEYGAFEGMVTAADILESIVGAFHSEEGPPEPAYIRRDDDSLLISGWMPVDEFGELLGVELPPHRYNTVAGLVLQQFSVLPNVGDAFVFAGWRIEVVDLDGRRIDKILASRQGEQAAA; this is translated from the coding sequence ATGCTCTCCGTCGAACTGATTATCGTCGTCGTCCTGATCGTCATCAACGGCTTGCTGTCCATGTCCGAGCTGGCCGTGGTGTCGTCTCGCCCGGCGCGGCTGTCGCTGCTCGCCGCCAAGGGCGTCCGCGGCGCCGATCGGGCGCTGACGCTGGCGGCCGATCCAGGCAAGTTCCTCTCGACGGTGCAGATCGGCATCACGCTGGTCGGCGTGCTCTCCGGCGCATTCTCGGGCGCGACGCTCGGGCAGCGGCTGACGCAATGGCTGCTCGAGCTTGGCATGTCCAAGGGCATTGCCGACATCGTCGGCGTCGGCATCGTCGTCACGCTCATCACCTACGCCACGCTGATCGTCGGCGAGCTGGTGCCGAAACAGGTGGCGTTGCGCGACCCCGAGAGCATCGCGGTGAGAGTCGCGCCAGCGATGCATCTGCTGGCGCGAATCTCGCTGCCGCTCGTGTTCCTGCTCGATCTCTCGGGCAGGCTGATCCTCACGCTGCTCGGCCGCGGCGGCAGGGCCGAGGAGAAGGTCTCGGAGGACGAGATCCATCACCTCGTCAGCGAGGCCGAGAACGCAGGCGTGCTCGAACCCGGCGAGAGGGAGATGATCGCCGGCGTGATGCGGCTCGGCGACCGGCCGGTCGGCGCGGTCATGACGCCGCGCACCGAGGTCGACGAGATCGACCTGAACGACGATTCGCGGACCATTCAGGAGATCATCGCGAAGAGCCCGCATTCGCGCTTTCCCGTCTCGGACGGCGACCGCGACAAGCCGATCGGCGTGCTCCAGGCCAAGGACCTGCTGGTCGCCTATATGAACGAGCGCACACCGGATCTGCGCGCGCTCGTGCGCGAGGCGCCCGGCATTCCGGCGTCGGCAGATGCCCGCGACGTGCTGGCCATCCTGAAGGCCGCCCCCGTTCACGTCGGTTTGGTCTACGACGAATACGGCGCCTTCGAAGGCATGGTGACCGCCGCTGACATCCTCGAGTCCATCGTCGGCGCCTTCCATTCCGAGGAAGGGCCTCCCGAGCCGGCCTATATCAGGCGCGACGACGACTCGCTCCTGATCTCCGGCTGGATGCCGGTCGACGAATTCGGCGAACTGCTCGGCGTCGAGCTGCCGCCGCATCGCTACAACACGGTGGCGGGCCTCGTGCTGCAACAGTTCAGCGTACTGCCCAACGTCGGCGACGCCTTCGTTTTCGCCGGCTGGCGCATCGAGGTGGTCGATCTGGATGGACGGAGGATCGACAAGATTTTGGCGAGCAGGCAGGGCGAGCAGGCGGCGGCGTGA